The following are encoded together in the Hugenholtzia roseola DSM 9546 genome:
- a CDS encoding TonB-dependent receptor, whose product MIFRYFVLSFFCVLSLSLQAQKAIKGSVRAQNEPLPFATLQIVGTTIGTLTDTSGEFYLPIADSLWQKWIEGKENIVLKASFSGYTAQTRIFGYEDFRKQPILHQHFELKTLFEELQQVVVTGNRFEQAENESVVRVQLIDKATLRQVQACNLAEGLRFQSGVRLETNCQTCNYTQLRMNGLGGNYSQILIDNRPIFSALMGLYGLEQVSSQLVERIEIVRGGGSALYGANAIGGTVNVITKNPTEKSYEAGYTYQNIAGSSEHQVEGAANWVSKTGETGFSLLFNGRERDFYDHNGDAFSELPFLQIANAGLKFFHQPADNKTIKASLHHLYEYRFGGQMQAQNRRDFNPIEAAQAEEREHSVWIASSEYQYNFNQNNTKLSLYWAAQHTNRAHFTGIEPDEPSEIATYRLQPPYGTSQNQTQQIGFQLNHYSKKISVGKKDFGTHLLTTGAEFLYESIQDEIPAYRYLIDQNTQNVGFFLQSDWQLSEKFNLLSGLRLDRHNLVETPILSPRVAILYNFLPTFQGRVSWGKGFRAPQAFDSDLHIAFAGGGISRVQIAPDLAPEFSNSLSASLRYDKPLEKLIFGFTLEGFYTKLRNAFTLEGIGTDAFGEIFEKRNGAGATVGGTTFEARFNYDKKLQVEAGFTLQNSLFSEPIAYIEGLAPTRVFLRTPNEYGFFNLNFSPDKLAFLGLKNLKKRLQISFNGVYTGRMQVAHFAGAPEQSEDAYKTTPTFLELGCRMAYQFDLLGAKKDLNKNKTTLELALGMKNIANAYQTDFDTGKNRDSNFIYGAAQPRTIFVSIKIR is encoded by the coding sequence ATGATTTTTCGATACTTTGTGCTTTCTTTCTTTTGTGTGCTTTCCCTTTCTTTGCAGGCGCAAAAGGCGATAAAGGGCAGTGTAAGGGCGCAAAATGAGCCACTCCCTTTCGCTACCTTGCAAATTGTGGGTACAACAATCGGAACACTTACCGATACTTCGGGCGAATTTTATTTGCCCATAGCTGATAGCCTTTGGCAAAAATGGATTGAAGGAAAAGAAAATATCGTACTAAAAGCCTCTTTTTCAGGCTATACCGCCCAAACGCGAATTTTTGGATATGAGGATTTCAGAAAACAGCCTATTCTTCATCAGCATTTCGAACTCAAAACGCTTTTTGAGGAGCTACAACAAGTCGTCGTGACGGGCAATCGCTTCGAGCAGGCGGAAAATGAATCTGTTGTGCGTGTGCAGTTGATAGACAAAGCTACGCTAAGGCAGGTGCAAGCCTGCAACCTTGCAGAGGGATTGCGATTTCAGTCGGGGGTGCGGCTCGAAACCAACTGCCAGACCTGCAATTATACCCAACTTCGCATGAACGGTTTGGGTGGAAATTATAGTCAGATTTTAATTGATAATCGCCCTATTTTTAGTGCCTTGATGGGTTTGTATGGCTTGGAGCAAGTTTCGTCGCAACTTGTCGAGCGCATCGAAATTGTGCGCGGCGGCGGTTCGGCACTTTATGGCGCAAATGCCATTGGGGGAACGGTGAATGTGATAACAAAAAATCCTACCGAAAAGAGTTATGAAGCAGGTTATACCTACCAAAATATAGCAGGCAGTTCCGAACATCAGGTAGAAGGGGCGGCGAATTGGGTCAGCAAAACGGGCGAAACAGGTTTTTCTTTGCTTTTCAATGGGCGAGAGCGCGATTTTTACGACCACAATGGCGACGCATTTTCGGAATTGCCTTTCCTACAAATTGCAAATGCAGGATTAAAATTTTTCCATCAGCCTGCCGACAACAAAACCATAAAAGCAAGCCTTCACCATCTTTACGAATACCGATTTGGAGGGCAGATGCAAGCCCAGAATCGCCGCGATTTCAACCCCATCGAGGCGGCGCAGGCAGAGGAGCGCGAACACAGCGTTTGGATAGCCAGTAGCGAATATCAGTATAATTTTAACCAAAATAACACAAAACTTAGTTTGTATTGGGCTGCACAGCACACCAACCGAGCGCATTTTACAGGCATCGAGCCTGACGAACCTTCGGAAATTGCGACGTATCGTCTTCAACCACCTTATGGTACTTCTCAAAATCAGACGCAACAGATAGGTTTTCAGTTGAATCATTATAGCAAAAAAATAAGTGTAGGGAAAAAAGATTTTGGCACACACCTGCTCACGACAGGGGCGGAATTTTTATATGAGTCGATACAAGATGAAATTCCTGCCTATCGCTATTTAATAGACCAAAATACGCAAAATGTGGGCTTCTTTCTGCAAAGCGATTGGCAACTTTCTGAAAAGTTCAATCTGCTTTCGGGCTTGCGTTTGGATAGGCACAATTTAGTGGAAACGCCCATTTTGAGTCCGCGTGTGGCTATTTTATACAATTTCCTCCCTACTTTTCAGGGGCGTGTCAGTTGGGGCAAGGGCTTTCGTGCGCCGCAGGCTTTCGATTCCGACCTGCATATTGCCTTTGCAGGGGGCGGGATTTCGCGCGTGCAGATAGCACCCGATTTAGCACCCGAATTTTCGAATAGCCTTTCGGCTTCTTTGCGTTATGATAAGCCGCTGGAAAAACTCATTTTTGGTTTTACCTTAGAAGGTTTTTATACAAAACTTAGAAACGCTTTTACTTTGGAAGGAATTGGTACAGATGCCTTTGGTGAAATTTTCGAAAAGCGCAACGGTGCAGGGGCTACCGTAGGCGGCACAACTTTCGAGGCACGTTTCAATTATGATAAAAAATTGCAAGTAGAAGCAGGTTTCACTTTGCAAAATAGTCTTTTTTCCGAACCAATCGCCTACATAGAAGGGCTTGCCCCTACGCGCGTTTTTTTGCGCACACCCAACGAGTATGGCTTTTTCAATCTCAATTTTTCGCCTGATAAACTTGCTTTTTTGGGTTTGAAAAACCTAAAAAAGCGGCTACAAATTAGTTTCAATGGCGTTTATACGGGTCGTATGCAGGTGGCGCACTTTGCAGGCGCACCCGAACAAAGCGAAGATGCCTATAAAACTACGCCTACTTTTTTAGAGTTGGGTTGTAGAATGGCTTATCAATTTGATTTATTAGGTGCAAAAAAAGATTTAAACAAAAACAAAACTACTTTAGAGCTTGCCTTGGGTATGAAAAATATCGCCAATGCCTATCAAACTGATTTCGATACAGGTAAAAATCGCGATAGCAATTTTATTTATGGGGCAGCGCAGCCACGTACCATTTTTGTAAGTATTAAAATTAGATAG
- a CDS encoding metal-dependent transcriptional regulator: MTKRDSKMASQTVENYLKAIFHLAQKNQDINPTELAQTLSVSVPTVNSMAKKMAALAYIEYEKYKPLRMTEKGRKEAALIIRKHRLIEMYLVEKMGFGWEQVHQIAEQIEHIKAPLFFERIDQILGFPKYDPHGSPIPNKQGEIEAVSFRALTECKAGKLFILRGLRDSSEEFLKYLNAKNLALGTKIEILKIEDFDKNMTISYQNPTQLKEAQQEVLSELVCAKLLVEEI; encoded by the coding sequence TTGACAAAGCGTGATAGTAAGATGGCAAGCCAAACCGTAGAAAATTATCTGAAAGCGATTTTTCATTTAGCCCAAAAAAATCAGGACATCAATCCTACCGAACTCGCACAGACCCTTTCGGTGAGCGTGCCTACGGTCAATAGCATGGCAAAAAAAATGGCTGCCTTAGCCTATATAGAGTATGAAAAGTACAAACCCCTGCGCATGACCGAAAAAGGGCGCAAAGAAGCCGCCCTTATCATTCGCAAGCACCGCCTTATCGAAATGTATCTGGTAGAAAAAATGGGCTTCGGCTGGGAGCAGGTGCATCAAATTGCCGAACAGATAGAACACATCAAAGCCCCTCTTTTTTTCGAGCGCATAGACCAAATTTTGGGCTTCCCCAAATACGACCCACACGGCTCGCCTATTCCCAACAAACAAGGCGAAATAGAAGCCGTCTCTTTTCGCGCCCTAACCGAATGTAAGGCAGGTAAGCTATTCATTTTGAGAGGCTTACGCGATTCTTCGGAAGAGTTTTTAAAATATCTCAATGCCAAAAATTTAGCCTTAGGCACAAAAATAGAAATCCTCAAAATAGAGGATTTTGATAAGAACATGACCATTTCCTACCAAAATCCTACTCAACTTAAAGAGGCGCAACAGGAAGTTTTGAGCGAACTTGTTTGCGCCAAACTTTTAGTAGAAGAAATATAG
- the cysQ gene encoding 3'(2'),5'-bisphosphate nucleotidase CysQ yields MPETPPLNRAFPTLENLSAIAQEAGQLILSIKSRYAMASITQHKSDHSPVTLADQQAQEIITHHLTKTLQTPFPILAEEAALPDFEERRHWDTFWLIDPLDGTREFIKGGADFTVNIALIYQKRPLLGVIYAPMHQTLYAGEVGKEAFKIEPDGTKSAIFTNQKERHQPLIALGSRLYSSGNEAEALADFHIQTHQARSSSLKFGLIAEGKADLYFRAGRTMEWDTAAGDAILRAAGGRVFTSEGNDLTYNKPHLDNTAFWAWGLK; encoded by the coding sequence ATGCCAGAAACGCCCCCCCTCAATCGCGCCTTTCCTACCCTTGAAAACCTAAGTGCTATCGCACAGGAAGCAGGGCAGTTGATACTAAGCATCAAATCGCGGTATGCCATGGCGAGCATCACCCAACACAAAAGCGACCATAGCCCCGTAACCTTAGCCGACCAGCAGGCGCAGGAAATCATCACGCACCACCTGACCAAGACGCTTCAAACGCCCTTTCCTATCCTTGCCGAAGAAGCGGCACTACCCGATTTTGAAGAACGCCGCCATTGGGATACTTTTTGGCTCATCGACCCTCTTGATGGCACGCGCGAATTTATCAAAGGGGGCGCGGATTTTACCGTCAATATTGCCCTTATTTATCAAAAACGCCCCCTTTTAGGAGTCATCTACGCCCCCATGCATCAGACACTCTATGCAGGCGAAGTAGGCAAAGAGGCTTTTAAAATAGAGCCAGACGGCACGAAAAGCGCGATTTTTACCAACCAAAAAGAAAGGCATCAACCCCTTATCGCCTTAGGCAGCAGGCTTTATAGCAGTGGAAACGAGGCGGAAGCCTTAGCCGATTTTCATATCCAGACCCATCAGGCGCGAAGCAGTTCGCTCAAATTTGGGCTTATTGCAGAAGGCAAAGCCGACCTCTACTTTCGGGCAGGACGCACGATGGAGTGGGACACCGCCGCAGGCGATGCTATCCTTCGTGCCGCAGGAGGCAGAGTTTTTACCAGCGAGGGGAACGACCTGACCTACAACAAACCCCATCTCGATAATACCGCTTTTTGGGCTTGGGGGCTTAAATAG